Genomic segment of Xanthobacter dioxanivorans:
CGAGACCTCCGGCAGCGGCAATCTGGGCCGTGACCATCCGATGGGCTCGCCAGATGCGGAAGATGAAGAGGAGCGCCGAGCGCCCACCGCCAACTACAGGGGGCCACCATGTCCACGGCAGGGTGCAATGGGGATAGCCGGTCGCTCGGGGGAACGGGCTCTGCTCTGAGGGCTCGAAATGCGTGGCGAGGATCTCCGCTTCATCGGCCCACATGTGACGGAGGTGCAGGAACTCTTCGTCGCACCCTAGCTTAGTGCAGCCGGGGGAGCCGTCGAGATGATCCCAGATGGTCGCGACGCCTCCGTGTAGGGCGGCGATGTGCGCTTCGCGCTCTCGATGCGCACGATAAGCGACCACGTGGGCGTTGAGCTGCTCCCCCGCCCACGCGTCGTCTTTGTCCTCGGGCTCGTCGTCGAAGGCATCGTTGAAGTCGGCAGGGAGGCCGAGGGCCTCGGGGTCCGCCAAGAGCGCGTCATAAAAGGAAGGGGAGGCAGAGTCCGAGTCGGAGGCTGCGAAGGTGGGGAGGCTGTAACAGGACAATCGCGGCTCCTTTCTGGCCAAGCGGGTGGCGACAGTGAACCGCGGGGTGCGGCTTCGTGGAGAGGGGGACCGGGGTGAGATACGAGGTGGGTTGCGTTGAAAGTACGGAAAACGGCCGTGATTTGGCGTTTCCGGTGCTAGTGTGGGGGCAAACTAACTATTTGATATAACTATATTTTTCGTCAGATGGCCGTTACCTTCTGCGGCCGACGTCGGCGCTATGATGCTGCCCTTCACCGTCGAGAACCTGCCGGACACCCTCCAGGCGGGCGTTGCGCTCGGCGCCGTGATCCTCGGCCGGGTGTTCCTCACCTCCGGGTTCCCCACGGATGTCGCGACGGGGCTGGTCCAGCTCTACGGGCTGGAGGCCAAGATCGCCCTGGCGCAGATCGCCAGCGGCAAGGCCGTCACCGTGACCCCCACCGTCTGACCTTTCGCTCGCACAGAAGGTACGCGATCATGGACAATCTCTCCCTGTTCAACTTCAAGGGCCACGACGTGCGCGTGGTCGTGATCGACGACGCTCCGTGGTGGGTAGCAGCGGACGCCCTTCGAGCGCTCGGCCTCTCCACCTCGTCGGGAACCTCCCATCAGCTACAGCACCTCTCCCTTTGCGAGGTCCGGCACGTCCCGCGGTCTACCCTCGGCCAGATCGAGGTTAGCTTCCCCAACCGGGGAGCTAACTGCATCTCCGAGAGCGGCCTCTACAAGCTCGTCATGCGCTCCGACAAGCCCGAGGCCCGCGCCTTCCAGGACTGGGTGACGCGCGTGGTGCTGCCGGCCATCCGCAAGGATGGGGCCTACATCATGGGCGAGGAGAAGGTCGCGACGGGAGAAGTCACGGCCGAGGAGCTTGCCGCGCGAGTGGTCGACGCCCTCGGCGCCAAGGGGATCATGGGCGACGTCGTCAAGCGGCTGGAGGCCATTGGCCGCCGGCTCACGCTGGAGGACCAGAAGCCGCAGTTCTTCGCCCACGGGCTGAAGGCTGCCGGATATGCCCGTCCTCGCGGGCTGACGAAAAAGTCCCTCTTGGCGGCCGATAAATTAGAACGCCTACCGGAGCGCCAAGAGATTTGATTCCGTGCGGCGGCTACCCCCCTAGCTGAAAAGCCGAATCAATTTGCACGACCATCCGTTTTAACCAGAAAAATCAGACACTTATTTTGGCTTTCTCGGCCTTGGGGGGGCTTGTAGCACTCCGCTGTCCGCCCTACATCATTCCCATGGATGATGCGCCATAACATATTGAAAATAAACAATTTATGGAGAACGCTATGCGGCTTCAGCTTACCATCTCGCCTTGGTTCCTCTGCCTCCTGTTTCATGTTGTTCAGGCCATGAATAGCAGTCCCGCTCAGTGTCCTTTTTTCGAGTCTTGCGGTCGTTGGCTCGTCTAAAGGGTGCGGTATGATTGAGCGCCTGAGCGTACGTCACATCTGAGCAGCCTAACCCGGTCCAGGGGCATCAGGGAGGGCACCCAACAACCCTTCTCCCTTCAGCGTGAGGGCCACGCATGAACCAACCAACTGCTCTTTGGAAAGGGCGCCATAGCTAACCCGGAGAAGCGCAACGCGTTGCTCAGCCTTAGTGATCTGCGCCCGTAAGTCGCCCTTAACGGCGTCGGCAGGAACGGGCGGAGGCGCACCAACTGAATGCGCCGGCTGAGCATGGAACATCGGCATTGGCCGGCCTCCGTCCCCCGTGCCACCCACCATTGGTGTTCCTGCCACCATCACGTCCAGGTCGTTCGACACGAGGTTCGTGTAGCGGCGAGTCGTGCTCAGGCTGGAATGCCCCATCCATTTCTGGATGCGCCAGAAGTCCCACCCCTCCAGGGCGAACCACGTGCAGCGGGTGTGCCGCAGGGTGTGGATGGTGGTCTCGTCGGCGAGCTTCAGGTGCTCCTTGATCCGATACCACGCCTTCCGAAGCCGGGCGCCCTTCACGTCTTGGAAGGGCCGATCCAGATCCCCAGTGGCAGCACGGCAGCGCTCCAGGGCAGCGACCGACGTCGGGAAGAGCGGCACGGTGCGGTCGGACGCGGTCTTGGTGATGTCCCGCGCGAACGTCACAGACCGGAAGCCCTCGGAGAAGTCCGACCAACGCACCTTCTCGGCCTCGCCCAGGCGGCAGCCGGTGTCGATCAGGAACTGGAACATATCGGCCTCGCGCTGGTAGCCCCAGCGCTGCGCAAGCCGAATGATGGCCGCGACCTCGTCCTTCGTGAAGGCGACGGTGCGACCGGGCCCCTCCTTCTGCCAAGGAATGTCGGGCATCTTGTCGAGCTTGTCGGCCTTGAGGGCGACACGCGCCATCTTGGAGACGTTGGAGAGGTAGCGGTTGATCGTCCCGTTGGAGCACCCCGAAGCCTTCAGCTCCGCCAGGAAGTCCCCCAGCTTCTCCGCCGAGAAAGCGGACTTGGGCGGGACCTTGCCGCCGACGAAGTCGACGAACCGCTGGGCATTGCGCTTCTGGTCCGCCGCCGATTTCGCCCCCGACCAATGGACCCTCACCACGTGATTGAAGAGGCCGCGAAGAACGTCCAGTCCGCCAGCGGCGGCAGTCGGGTTGAACTCGCGCTTTTCGACGGGCTTTCCAAGTGCAAGGTCGGCACGGGTCTTGAACTCCCATGCCTGGGCTTCGGTTGGCGAGGTGAACATCTCCCGGTAGCGTATCCCCGCGACCATGAAATCCGCGAGGAATTTCGTGCCCCGTTGGCGTACAGCCATCTTCAGGTTTCCTTCTGCGTAGAAGCAAAATACCCGAGCGAGGCAATATTCTCGCCGTGTGCGAGGCCCGGCCGCTGTGAGAGTGACGCTTCATCGGCCGGAAGAAGGGCGTAAGAACACTTCTCGCAGAATAGGGTCCGGAAAGATCAGCACGGCTGCGATCCCCAGTTCAATCCGCATCCGTCGCGGCGCAGGCCATTCGATGGGCGATATGCCTTCCTCTTCGCAATAGCGGAGCGCCTCCGCCTGCCAAGGGTCTCCCATCCACTCGCTGAGGGTTTCTTCCATCGTCGCTTCCGCGCTGTCGAAGAGCCCCCATTCCGTCAGCGCGGCCCAATGCGGGATGGAGTACCAGCCGGGAGGGGGCGGCGGGTCGAGATTGAGGCAGTCCCTCGGAAACCACCCGTCCCAAGTGCGGAGGTCACTGGGGATGTTTTCGACACGGCATCCGCGGGGCGCTGAGGAGAACGGAATTGGGTGAACGTGCAGGACGTGCGAAACCATAGCGGCCTCAAGTGGTGATAAAAACACCATTAAGGATGATATCATCACCCAATTGATGTCAACCACATGTGGTGATATTTTCACCATATGAAGCCAGTTCAATGCCGTATGGCGCGTGCCGCACTTGGATGGAATACGCAGGAGCTTGCCGCCAAAGCTGGCGTTGGGCTTAACACCGTCAATCGGTTCGAGGCAGGTCAAGACGCACGGGTGAGCAGCGTCGAGAAGATGCGCCGCGCCCTTGAAGCCGCCGGGGTGATCTTCGTCCCGGAGAATGGCGAGGGACCGGGCGTGAGGCTTCGGAAGACGACGCCGTAGTTGCCCTTGAGAGAGCCGACTTTATCCGGGGCTAGAATTGGTGCGAGCACGTCAGTCCCCGGAACCGGATCAGCTCTTCTTCGCCTGTGCCGCCGCCCGCTCCTGATTGAGGGCAAAGAGACGGGCCAGCACCTCGTCATCGGAGAGGTTAGCCGGCCAGCCGTAGGCGGCGGCCACGGCTTCGTCGAGGGCCTTGTGGGCGTTGGCGAGCCACGTGGGGCGGGCGTTGTAGAGGTTGGTGAGGGTGCGCTTCTTCAGCTCCTTCTCCGCCTCCGGGCTCACGGGCAGGATGCGGTCTGGATAGCCGGGCACCACCTCCGGCTCCCGGCGCACGAGGTCGGCAGGATTGAGCCAGTTCTCGCGCAGCTCATTGAGCCGGGCCGCCGCCTTGGCGATCGCGATGGCGCGGGGATCATCCGCACAATCGGCGGCGGGGATGTTGGGCGTGAGGCCTTCTGGGAAAGGGAAGGTCTCGAAGGTGGTGGTGGGGGTGTAGCGGGGATCATTGCCTACGCCGAGCCATGTACACATGCGCAGCGACCACAATTCATGGAAGCGGGAATGCAAGATGCCGAAGGCTGTGTCGTCATCCCGAGCAATCGCGATGAGCTGATGGTCGGGATAAATCCCACGTGGCAACCATGCAAAGACCCTGTGCTTCGCAAGAGCGGGCGTTACGATAAAGCGTTCAAGCGGATCTATCGCGGCACGGAGCGCCGGCAACGCTCTTGAGAATAGCCACCATTGGTCGACTTCACGTCGGTTTCTAACGGATAGTCGATGGGGTAGAACCTCTTGCTCCACGTGCGCAAACGGCGCTTCATAGAAGGCCGAATCCTCTTGGCTCCTCTCACATCCGAAATCGATAACCCATTGATCGCGTGGGCGCCTCACGACATCCATACCGATCATGTATGGGTAAATTACATCTGCGTTCGGTCGTCCATTTGGGTTAATGGGCATAAGAAGCATATGGCGTGCCAATTCGCCCGAAATGTCAAAGCTCCCTCCCTTGACAGTGCCTACAAAAGCTTTCGATTTATTTTCAAGCAATATACGGGATTTAGTAATATCGAAATGTTGCACTCCATCTGGGCTAGTTAGGTCTGAGTATATAAATTTTACAATATTTCCATTTAGGTGTTGTTCTGTAACTGGGTTTTGGAACCCAAAGCAAATTAGAGAAACACGAACAGCCGCGCCGTCGACGACCCAAGGTTCATCGGACCATGCATTGTAAATTCTACTAGGTTGCGAAATCTTATCGAGAACCAGGCGATTTCGTCCACCGCGTATCGAGTTTGTTGCCACGAGCCCGGCTCTCTTAAGTTGTCCTGCGGCGATTTTTTCGGCGGCGATTTCAAACCACCAGCACACGAGGTCAGAGAAGCGCGATACACGGGGATATGCGTCACGTAATGCATTGACGTAATCCACGCCGAGAACTTGGAACATCCGCTTCACACCGAGAAACGGCGGGTTCCCGACCACCGCATCCGCCTCCGGCCACTCCGCCCGAGTCCCATCCGCGTTGAGCACCGCATCCCGGCACTCGATCGTCTCCAGCGGCTTCAGCACCGGGTTCTGCGCCGCCTCGAAGCCGTTCTTCAGCATCCACTGGATTTCGCCGATCCACACCGAGACCCGCGCCAGCTCGGCGGCATAGGGGTTGATCTCGATGCCACGCACCACTTCCGGCCCGATGCTGGGGAAGCGGCGCGGAAGACCGAGGGCTTCCGCCTCCACCTGGGCGCGGTGCTCCAGATCCTTCAGCGCCCGCAGCGCCAGATACAGGAAGTTGCCTGAGCCGCAGGCGGGATCGAGAACCCGAAAGTCGGCGAGGCGCTTCAGGTAGCGCTCCAGCACCGCCTGGGCGGAATTGAGTGCGGTGGTGGCCTGTCCCTTGGCGGTGGAGCCGGCCTTACCGCGCTGGGTCTTCGCCGTGGCGTCGAGAGCTGCGGCCTTCTCCATGAGCGCGGCAATCTCCGCCTTCGCCTCGGCCCATTCGGCTGCGAGGGGCGCGATGATGACCGGCTCAATGATCATCATGATCTTGTCGCGGTCGGTGTAGTGCGCTCCGAGCTGGCTGCGCTTGTCCGGGTCCAGTCCGCGCTCGAACAGAGTACCGAGGATGGACGGGTCGATATCGCCCCAATAGCGCTTGGATGCCTCGTGCACGAGGCGAATTTCGGCCGGTGTGAGGGGGAAGACGCGATCGTTGTCGAAGAGGCCGCCGTTGAACCACGCCACCTTTTCAAACCCGATGCGGCCGCCCGTGCTCATGGCGCGGAACAGGTCACGGGCGAACGCCTCGAACTCGGCCGGCTCCTCCAGCGCCCGCTCCAGCATGCGGGAGAACATGCCCTCCTTCAGCAGCTTCACGTCTTCCGCGAACATGCAGAAGACGAGGCGGTTGATGAAGTGCGCCACCTCTTCCGGCTCGTCGTATCGCGCCCTGAGCGAGCGGGCGAGTTCGGCGAACTTGCCGGCCACTTCCTCGGTAAGCTGCTGGCGGGTCTTGGTGGGCCGCAGCGCCTCCGGGTCCGCAAAGGCGGCCTTCAGCCACTGCCGCTTCTCCGCATCCTCCAACTCGGCGATGGGGATGTCGTAGGTCTTGGAGACCGAGTTGGTCCAGTTGGTGTGGATGCGGATGGTGGTGCCGATGTCCGACACGATGAGCAGCGGCGGATTGTCGAGGGCCACCGCATAGCGCTGGAGCTGGAGCAACGCCGCATCCAGATTGGCGCGGGTGCCCTTGTATTCCCACCCGAAATGGCCGCGCTTGAACACGTCGGCAAAGCCGTGGCCGCCGCCGGTCTTAGTAGCGCCGACCTCGAAGCCGTAATCGAGCCCGGCGGCATCCACCTCGGCCGGCGTCTTCTCACCGAGCAGGCGGCATAGATCGAGGAAATGCTCCTGCGCCGCCGCCCGCTCCTTCAGCTTCGAGTTCTGCCACTTGGTGATGAACTCGTGCGGCGTCATGGTGCAGACCGTCCCCCGGCTCGGCGTGTCGTTCCGTTCTAGCGCAATCTTGGATGGACGCCAGAGCACCTTGCGCTCGATGGCAGGGGGCTATGGCCGGGCGTGAACGTCTCGTTGGCAAGGTACAAAGTCGGCACCCAATCGATCATTTCCTTCCGAGGCGGAGGTGCCCCGTGCGGAACGAATGCCCACCGATGCCGTATGGCCTCGCATCCTGACGCACCTCGAAGCCCAGCCGGTCCAGCCACGCAATACGAGGCGCGTTGCGAGCGTCGACGAAGCTCTTCATCATTACCCACGCCCATTCCTTCTCCATCGTCAGCCACCTTGCAGAGGCGTCAAGGGCGTACTCGTCGAGGGCGTCCGTCGCGTACATCCACAGATGGCCGACGCCGTCGCACCCGCCGTCAGCATCAGCGCCGATAATCCCCGCCAACTCGCCACGGGAAGTGTGGAGCGTCGCCGCCCGGAAGCTCTGACGCTCTCGCCGTTCCGGCATCCATACGTCCGATAGGCCGGGCTGATAGTGCGAGCCGGCCTTCGCCCTCTCGTCCCAGAGGCACAGGTGCCCCTCTTCCGTTCCCAGAAACAGTGGCAGGAATGCCTCTGCCGACATGCCGGAGAGGGCCTGTATCTCGTCACTGTCGCGGGGGCAGAGATGGTCACACAGGTCGCGCACCATGGCCCGGTGCTCTGGCAGAGGACCGAGACCAAGGAACAGGGGCTGGGGAGAATACGGTCGGACGGGGGAGTCTAGGTCAGGCATGGAACAGGTTCTTTCGCGGAGCAGGCCTTGCAGTGCTCTTCAGGATTGCGGGCAAGGCTGTGAACCGCCCCGGCTTTCCAGGTGGCCTTGGGTATGAGTCGCGCCGCCCTTTGCCGTTCGTCGAGCAGAGCTTAGTAGCGCTCCTCGGCTTCGGCCG
This window contains:
- a CDS encoding tyrosine-type recombinase/integrase — protein: MAVRQRGTKFLADFMVAGIRYREMFTSPTEAQAWEFKTRADLALGKPVEKREFNPTAAAGGLDVLRGLFNHVVRVHWSGAKSAADQKRNAQRFVDFVGGKVPPKSAFSAEKLGDFLAELKASGCSNGTINRYLSNVSKMARVALKADKLDKMPDIPWQKEGPGRTVAFTKDEVAAIIRLAQRWGYQREADMFQFLIDTGCRLGEAEKVRWSDFSEGFRSVTFARDITKTASDRTVPLFPTSVAALERCRAATGDLDRPFQDVKGARLRKAWYRIKEHLKLADETTIHTLRHTRCTWFALEGWDFWRIQKWMGHSSLSTTRRYTNLVSNDLDVMVAGTPMVGGTGDGGRPMPMFHAQPAHSVGAPPPVPADAVKGDLRAQITKAEQRVALLRVSYGALSKEQLVGSCVALTLKGEGLLGALPDAPGPG
- a CDS encoding helix-turn-helix domain-containing protein; amino-acid sequence: MARAALGWNTQELAAKAGVGLNTVNRFEAGQDARVSSVEKMRRALEAAGVIFVPENGEGPGVRLRKTTP
- a CDS encoding BRO-N domain-containing protein; the protein is MDNLSLFNFKGHDVRVVVIDDAPWWVAADALRALGLSTSSGTSHQLQHLSLCEVRHVPRSTLGQIEVSFPNRGANCISESGLYKLVMRSDKPEARAFQDWVTRVVLPAIRKDGAYIMGEEKVATGEVTAEELAARVVDALGAKGIMGDVVKRLEAIGRRLTLEDQKPQFFAHGLKAAGYARPRGLTKKSLLAADKLERLPERQEI
- a CDS encoding class I SAM-dependent DNA methyltransferase codes for the protein MTPHEFITKWQNSKLKERAAAQEHFLDLCRLLGEKTPAEVDAAGLDYGFEVGATKTGGGHGFADVFKRGHFGWEYKGTRANLDAALLQLQRYAVALDNPPLLIVSDIGTTIRIHTNWTNSVSKTYDIPIAELEDAEKRQWLKAAFADPEALRPTKTRQQLTEEVAGKFAELARSLRARYDEPEEVAHFINRLVFCMFAEDVKLLKEGMFSRMLERALEEPAEFEAFARDLFRAMSTGGRIGFEKVAWFNGGLFDNDRVFPLTPAEIRLVHEASKRYWGDIDPSILGTLFERGLDPDKRSQLGAHYTDRDKIMMIIEPVIIAPLAAEWAEAKAEIAALMEKAAALDATAKTQRGKAGSTAKGQATTALNSAQAVLERYLKRLADFRVLDPACGSGNFLYLALRALKDLEHRAQVEAEALGLPRRFPSIGPEVVRGIEINPYAAELARVSVWIGEIQWMLKNGFEAAQNPVLKPLETIECRDAVLNADGTRAEWPEADAVVGNPPFLGVKRMFQVLGVDYVNALRDAYPRVSRFSDLVCWWFEIAAEKIAAGQLKRAGLVATNSIRGGRNRLVLDKISQPSRIYNAWSDEPWVVDGAAVRVSLICFGFQNPVTEQHLNGNIVKFIYSDLTSPDGVQHFDITKSRILLENKSKAFVGTVKGGSFDISGELARHMLLMPINPNGRPNADVIYPYMIGMDVVRRPRDQWVIDFGCERSQEDSAFYEAPFAHVEQEVLPHRLSVRNRREVDQWWLFSRALPALRAAIDPLERFIVTPALAKHRVFAWLPRGIYPDHQLIAIARDDDTAFGILHSRFHELWSLRMCTWLGVGNDPRYTPTTTFETFPFPEGLTPNIPAADCADDPRAIAIAKAAARLNELRENWLNPADLVRREPEVVPGYPDRILPVSPEAEKELKKRTLTNLYNARPTWLANAHKALDEAVAAAYGWPANLSDDEVLARLFALNQERAAAQAKKS